From a single Natronocella acetinitrilica genomic region:
- a CDS encoding peptidylprolyl isomerase codes for MVVMETSHGDITLEFFPDEAPITVENFLRYVDDGFFDGTIFHRVIPGFVIQGGGFDADMQQQQTRDPIKNEADNGLKNERGMLSMARTQQVDSATSQFFINLADNAFLDHGERDFGYAVFARVSEGMDVIDRIAAQPTGSHGMHRDVPTEPIVVHKAYRK; via the coding sequence ATGGTTGTCATGGAAACCAGTCACGGAGACATCACCCTCGAGTTTTTCCCTGACGAGGCCCCCATCACGGTGGAGAATTTCCTCCGCTACGTGGATGACGGCTTCTTCGACGGAACCATCTTCCATCGTGTCATCCCCGGTTTCGTGATCCAGGGCGGCGGCTTCGATGCCGACATGCAGCAGCAGCAAACCCGTGACCCCATCAAGAACGAGGCCGACAATGGCCTGAAGAACGAGCGCGGCATGTTGTCCATGGCCAGGACGCAACAGGTGGACAGCGCCACGTCGCAGTTCTTCATCAACCTGGCTGACAATGCCTTTCTGGACCACGGCGAGCGGGATTTCGGCTACGCCGTCTTCGCCCGGGTCAGCGAGGGCATGGATGTGATTGACCGCATTGCCGCGCAGCCAACGGGCAGCCACGGCATGCATCGCGACGTGCCTACCGAACCCATCGTGGTGCACAAGGCCTACCGCAAGTAA
- a CDS encoding TRZ/ATZ family hydrolase, with product MEQIDTLINARWVIPVEPEGTALDRHAVAIDRGRIVDILPWEAAAQRFQPETLLERRSHAVLPGLINAHTHAAMNLLRGLADDLPLMTWLQEHIWPAEQQHVGPEFIQDGVEAACAELIAGGVTTFNDMYFFPEVAARVTSQAGLRYSAGMIVIDFPSAYAQDADEYLRKGLAMRDAWRADPLVTTVFAPHAPYTVADDKLKHIAVLAEELEARVHMHIHETAFEVQQSLEQTGKRPLSRLAEAGLVTPSLMAVHMTQLDDDEIALMADSNASVVHCPESNLKLASGFCPVQRLLDAGVNVALGTDGAASNNDLDMFGEMRTAALLAKGVTGDAAALPAERVLAMATINGARALGMDRDTGSLLPGKFADLIAVDLSSLETRPVYHPISQLVYAAGRHHVTDTWVAGRRLYAEGALTTLNRDEILEKLGRWQDRLMTNA from the coding sequence ATGGAACAGATCGACACGCTGATCAATGCGCGATGGGTGATACCCGTGGAACCGGAGGGCACGGCCCTGGATCGGCACGCGGTTGCCATCGATCGCGGCCGCATCGTCGACATCCTGCCCTGGGAGGCGGCAGCACAGCGTTTCCAACCCGAGACCTTGCTCGAGCGACGCTCTCATGCGGTTCTGCCCGGCCTGATCAACGCCCATACCCACGCGGCCATGAATCTGTTGCGGGGTCTTGCTGATGACCTGCCCTTGATGACCTGGCTGCAGGAGCACATCTGGCCTGCGGAACAACAGCATGTAGGACCGGAGTTCATTCAGGACGGCGTAGAGGCGGCCTGCGCGGAACTGATCGCCGGCGGTGTCACCACCTTCAACGACATGTACTTTTTCCCGGAAGTAGCGGCACGCGTCACCAGCCAGGCGGGCCTGCGTTATTCCGCGGGCATGATCGTCATCGACTTCCCCAGCGCCTATGCACAGGACGCCGATGAGTATCTGCGTAAGGGCCTCGCCATGCGGGATGCCTGGCGGGCTGATCCATTGGTCACCACCGTGTTCGCCCCCCACGCGCCCTACACCGTGGCCGATGACAAACTGAAGCATATCGCGGTGCTGGCCGAAGAACTGGAAGCGCGGGTGCACATGCACATCCACGAGACCGCGTTCGAAGTTCAGCAGAGCCTCGAGCAGACCGGCAAGCGACCCCTGTCCCGACTGGCCGAGGCCGGGCTGGTCACACCATCCCTGATGGCCGTGCACATGACTCAGCTGGACGACGACGAAATTGCACTCATGGCCGACAGCAACGCCAGCGTGGTGCACTGCCCGGAGTCGAACCTCAAGCTGGCCAGTGGCTTCTGCCCCGTGCAGCGGCTGCTGGATGCGGGCGTCAACGTGGCGCTGGGCACTGATGGCGCCGCCAGCAACAACGATCTCGACATGTTCGGCGAGATGCGCACGGCGGCCCTCCTGGCCAAGGGCGTCACCGGCGACGCCGCAGCTCTGCCCGCCGAGCGCGTGCTGGCCATGGCCACCATCAACGGCGCCCGTGCGCTGGGTATGGATCGGGATACGGGGTCACTCCTACCCGGGAAGTTCGCCGACCTGATCGCAGTGGACCTCTCGTCACTGGAAACCCGGCCCGTGTACCATCCCATTTCCCAGCTTGTTTATGCCGCAGGGCGCCACCATGTCACGGATACCTGGGTGGCCGGCCGTCGCCTCTACGCCGAAGGCGCATTGACGACACTTAATCGTGACGAAATTCTCGAAAAACTGGGCCGTTGGCAGGATAGGCTAATGACAAATGCGTGA
- the gyrA gene encoding DNA gyrase subunit A, translating to MANVAKEILPVNLEDEMKKSYLDYAMSVIVGRALPDVRDGLKPVHRRVLFAMRELGNDWNRAYKKSARVVGDVIGKYHPHGDSAVYDTIVRMAQPFAMRYMLVDGQGNFGSVDGDAPAAMRYTEVRMARIAHELLADIDKETVDFIDNYDGSEREPTVMPTRLPNLLVNGGSGIAVGMATNIPPHNLNEVINACLALIDDEDLTVDDLIEYIPGPDLPTAGIINGTLGVHEAYRTGRGRLVMRSRTHIEEDERNGKQSIIVTELPYQVNKARLLEKIAELVKEKRLEGITELRDESDKDGMRMVIELRRGEVAEVVLNNLFQQTQMQTVFGINMVALEGGQPRLLNIKEILEAFLRHRREVVTRRTIYDLRKARERAHVLEGLAVALANIDEVIALIKASPGPAEAKQGLTARLWPPGGVTAMLERAGAHASRPETLGPEFGMTDDGYRLSEAQAQAILDLRLHRLTGLEQDKILDEFRDLLDRIADLIEILDSTDRLMQVIREELEAIKEQFGDERRSEIIRDQLDLTMEDLITPQDVVVTLSHHGYAKYQPLDTYQAQRRGGRGKSATAMKDEDFVDQLWVANTHDTLLCFSSHGKCYWLKVYELPQGSRASRGKPIVNLLPLDEGERINAVLPVREFDDEHFVFMATRRGTVKKTPLSHFSRPRSTGIIALDLRGEDYLVNVGITDGQRDIMLLSNAGKAIRFQEQEVRAMGRVAAGVRGMRLDDDQYLIALLILGEGDILTATENGFGKRTPLDDYPRRGRGGMGVISIRTGERNGEVVGAVQVAENDEIMLITRRGTLVRTPVAGISTMSRNTQGVKLISLSGDETLVGLERLELLDDETDVDMDDGDDETSPQD from the coding sequence ATGGCCAACGTCGCGAAAGAAATACTTCCCGTCAATCTCGAAGACGAGATGAAGAAGTCCTACCTCGACTACGCCATGAGCGTGATCGTGGGCAGGGCCTTGCCGGACGTACGAGACGGGCTCAAGCCGGTCCATCGTCGTGTGCTCTTCGCCATGCGCGAGCTCGGTAATGACTGGAACCGTGCCTACAAGAAATCGGCACGTGTTGTCGGTGACGTCATCGGTAAGTATCACCCCCATGGCGATTCCGCCGTCTACGACACCATCGTGCGGATGGCCCAGCCCTTTGCCATGCGCTACATGCTGGTGGACGGTCAGGGCAACTTCGGTTCCGTGGACGGCGACGCCCCGGCCGCCATGCGTTACACCGAAGTGCGCATGGCGCGCATTGCCCACGAGTTGCTCGCGGATATCGACAAGGAAACCGTCGATTTCATCGACAATTACGATGGCTCCGAGCGTGAGCCCACGGTCATGCCGACCCGGCTGCCGAACCTGCTGGTGAACGGCGGATCAGGTATCGCCGTGGGCATGGCCACCAACATCCCGCCACACAATCTGAATGAAGTCATCAATGCCTGCCTGGCGTTGATCGACGACGAAGACCTGACTGTTGACGATCTGATCGAATACATCCCCGGCCCCGATCTTCCCACCGCCGGCATCATCAACGGCACGCTGGGTGTGCACGAGGCCTACCGCACTGGCCGGGGCCGCCTGGTCATGCGGTCGCGCACCCATATCGAGGAAGACGAGCGCAACGGCAAGCAGTCGATCATCGTCACCGAATTGCCCTATCAGGTGAACAAGGCCCGTTTGCTGGAGAAGATCGCGGAGCTGGTCAAGGAGAAACGCCTCGAGGGCATCACCGAACTGCGCGATGAGTCCGACAAGGATGGCATGCGCATGGTCATCGAGCTGCGTCGCGGCGAAGTTGCCGAAGTGGTGTTGAACAACCTGTTCCAGCAGACCCAGATGCAGACGGTGTTCGGCATCAACATGGTGGCGCTGGAAGGTGGCCAGCCACGACTGCTGAATATCAAGGAAATTCTGGAGGCCTTCCTGCGGCATCGCCGTGAGGTGGTCACCCGTCGCACCATCTATGACCTGCGCAAGGCTCGTGAACGGGCCCACGTGCTGGAAGGGCTGGCTGTTGCGCTGGCCAACATTGATGAGGTCATCGCGCTGATCAAGGCGTCGCCGGGCCCGGCAGAGGCCAAACAGGGCCTCACCGCTCGCCTCTGGCCGCCAGGTGGCGTGACTGCCATGCTCGAGCGGGCCGGCGCCCACGCATCCCGACCGGAAACCCTGGGGCCGGAATTCGGCATGACCGATGACGGTTACCGACTCTCGGAAGCCCAGGCCCAGGCGATTCTTGACTTGCGTCTGCATCGCCTCACCGGTCTTGAGCAGGACAAGATTCTCGACGAGTTCCGCGATCTCCTCGATCGTATCGCTGATCTCATCGAGATCCTGGACAGCACTGATCGGTTGATGCAGGTGATCCGGGAGGAGCTGGAAGCCATCAAGGAGCAGTTCGGTGACGAGCGCCGCTCCGAAATCATCCGTGATCAGCTCGACCTGACCATGGAAGACCTCATCACCCCGCAGGACGTGGTTGTGACGCTGTCGCACCATGGTTATGCGAAGTATCAGCCGCTGGATACCTATCAGGCACAACGTCGCGGCGGTCGGGGAAAGAGCGCCACGGCCATGAAGGACGAGGACTTCGTCGATCAGCTCTGGGTTGCAAACACCCACGACACGCTGCTGTGCTTCTCGAGCCATGGCAAGTGCTACTGGCTCAAGGTGTACGAACTGCCCCAGGGTAGTCGCGCCTCCCGCGGCAAGCCCATCGTCAACCTGTTGCCGCTGGATGAAGGTGAACGGATCAACGCTGTGTTGCCTGTCCGCGAGTTCGACGATGAGCATTTCGTGTTCATGGCTACACGCCGTGGCACCGTCAAGAAGACTCCGCTGTCTCACTTCTCGCGGCCGCGCTCCACGGGCATCATCGCCTTGGACCTGCGCGGCGAGGATTATCTCGTCAACGTGGGCATCACCGATGGACAGCGCGACATCATGCTGCTCAGCAACGCCGGCAAGGCGATTCGCTTCCAGGAGCAGGAAGTGCGCGCCATGGGGCGTGTTGCCGCCGGGGTCCGGGGCATGCGGCTTGATGACGACCAGTATCTCATTGCCCTGCTGATACTCGGCGAGGGCGACATTCTCACCGCCACCGAAAATGGCTTTGGCAAGCGCACGCCGCTGGATGATTATCCGCGCCGTGGCCGTGGCGGGATGGGGGTGATCTCCATCCGCACCGGTGAGCGTAACGGTGAGGTGGTGGGGGCCGTGCAGGTCGCCGAGAACGACGAGATCATGTTGATCACGCGTCGCGGAACACTGGTCCGTACGCCGGTGGCCGGTATTTCCACCATGAGCCGTAACACCCAGGGCGTGAAATTGATCTCGCTGTCCGGTGACGAGACCCTGGTGGGTCTGGAACGTCTCGAGTTGCTTGACGACGAGACGGATGTCGACATGGACGACGGCGACGACGAGACGTCCCCGCAGGATTGA
- a CDS encoding DUF3301 domain-containing protein, producing MSAGFWLLLPVVAAVALWYKGLARLEQARSAARRACRQAEVQFLDDSVVRDRWKLLRGADGRLRLATHYKFEFASRGDRRYTGTVTIHGGRITQLELEPWADESRGDEMDGERLP from the coding sequence ATGAGTGCCGGTTTCTGGTTGCTGCTGCCCGTGGTCGCTGCCGTAGCGCTCTGGTATAAGGGGCTCGCGCGGCTCGAGCAGGCGCGATCCGCGGCGCGGCGTGCCTGCCGACAGGCGGAAGTCCAGTTTCTTGACGACAGCGTTGTCCGCGACCGCTGGAAGCTGTTGCGGGGGGCGGATGGGCGCTTGCGTCTGGCGACGCACTACAAGTTCGAGTTTGCCAGCCGAGGCGACCGGCGTTATACGGGCACGGTGACGATCCACGGTGGTCGTATCACCCAGCTGGAGCTTGAGCCCTGGGCCGACGAGTCGCGCGGCGACGAGATGGACGGAGAACGATTGCCATGA
- a CDS encoding HAD-IA family hydrolase, protein MASVLAQSTHEAHQPGRSSSLRAVLFDLDGTLLDTAPDLIECAQVLLEEHDLPRQHEGHFGPVVSHGSAAILSRVFNIAPDDPAMEPLRQRFLALYREHVSSRTRPFPGMLEVLDDLEARGMIWGVVTNKPAWLTNPLMRDLGLAERSRCIVCGDTLAQRKPHPAPVLHACELIGVEPAETVFIGDALRDVDAGQRAGTKTLGALFGYICAEDKPWLWGADAYLNAPGDLSDWLDAMDRAEGN, encoded by the coding sequence ATGGCTAGCGTGCTCGCCCAGAGCACCCACGAGGCCCATCAACCGGGTCGATCTTCAAGTTTGCGTGCCGTGCTGTTCGACCTGGACGGTACGCTGCTCGACACCGCTCCCGACCTCATTGAATGCGCGCAGGTTCTGCTGGAGGAGCACGACCTTCCCCGCCAGCATGAGGGACACTTCGGCCCGGTGGTCTCCCACGGCAGCGCCGCCATCCTCTCCAGAGTGTTCAACATCGCGCCTGACGATCCGGCCATGGAACCGTTGCGGCAGCGCTTTCTGGCCTTGTATCGAGAACATGTAAGCAGCCGAACCCGTCCGTTCCCGGGAATGCTCGAGGTCCTCGATGACCTGGAAGCCCGGGGCATGATCTGGGGCGTGGTCACCAACAAGCCGGCCTGGCTCACGAATCCGCTGATGCGCGACCTGGGTCTTGCCGAGCGCAGTCGCTGCATCGTTTGCGGCGACACGCTCGCGCAGCGCAAACCGCATCCAGCGCCGGTGCTGCACGCCTGCGAACTGATTGGCGTCGAGCCAGCCGAAACTGTGTTCATCGGCGACGCCCTGCGCGACGTCGATGCCGGTCAGCGCGCCGGCACCAAGACCCTGGGGGCGCTATTCGGCTACATCTGCGCCGAGGACAAGCCGTGGCTCTGGGGTGCCGACGCCTACCTGAACGCACCGGGCGACCTCAGCGACTGGCTTGATGCCATGGACCGCGCCGAAGGCAACTAA
- the mtnA gene encoding S-methyl-5-thioribose-1-phosphate isomerase, translated as MPDHDSIRPFRWAGDSLILLDQRRLPEEVSEICCTSAAKVAEAIAQMVVRGAPAIGIAGAYGAALAWREAGGDSGQRERLLAQLRAARPTAVNLAWALDRIAALGDVDAGRVEAEANAIAEEDLAANQRMGELGAAYIDAGSGVLTHCNTGSLATGGYGTALGVIRSAWSGGLVARVYADETRPWMQGSRLTAWELLRDGIPVTLLADSAAPLLMRDGAISWVIVGADRITANGDVANKIGTYGLAIAARHHGVRFMVVAPSSTVDMALACGDEIPVEHRDPEELLAIGGKRLAAQGADAWNPVFDVTPAELVDVLVTERGVVEKPSTATMAKLFGGQP; from the coding sequence ATGCCTGACCATGATTCCATCCGTCCCTTTCGCTGGGCCGGTGACAGCCTGATCCTGCTTGACCAGCGTCGACTGCCTGAGGAGGTCTCGGAGATTTGCTGCACCTCGGCGGCGAAAGTCGCCGAGGCGATTGCCCAGATGGTGGTGCGAGGAGCGCCGGCCATCGGTATTGCTGGTGCCTATGGTGCCGCGCTGGCCTGGCGTGAAGCGGGCGGTGACAGCGGGCAGCGTGAGCGCCTGCTGGCGCAATTGCGTGCCGCCCGGCCCACGGCCGTCAACCTGGCCTGGGCGCTGGACCGGATCGCCGCACTCGGCGATGTGGACGCCGGCCGGGTCGAGGCGGAAGCGAATGCCATTGCCGAGGAGGACCTGGCCGCCAATCAGCGGATGGGTGAACTGGGCGCGGCCTACATCGATGCCGGCAGCGGGGTGCTGACGCACTGCAACACCGGCTCGCTGGCCACCGGCGGTTACGGAACGGCTCTGGGAGTCATTCGCAGTGCCTGGTCCGGTGGCCTTGTCGCTCGAGTCTATGCGGACGAGACGCGCCCGTGGATGCAGGGTTCCCGGCTGACCGCCTGGGAGCTGTTGCGGGACGGCATTCCGGTGACGCTGCTGGCAGACAGTGCTGCGCCTCTGCTCATGCGTGACGGGGCAATTTCCTGGGTCATCGTCGGCGCAGACCGGATCACTGCCAACGGCGACGTGGCCAACAAGATCGGCACCTACGGACTCGCCATCGCCGCGCGCCATCATGGCGTCCGTTTCATGGTGGTCGCGCCGTCATCCACGGTGGACATGGCGCTTGCCTGCGGCGACGAAATTCCCGTCGAGCACCGGGATCCCGAGGAGTTGCTGGCCATCGGCGGCAAACGCCTTGCGGCGCAGGGCGCCGACGCCTGGAACCCGGTCTTCGATGTCACGCCCGCGGAACTGGTGGATGTGCTGGTTACCGAGCGGGGTGTCGTGGAAAAGCCCTCGACCGCGACCATGGCCAAGTTGTTCGGCGGACAGCCCTGA
- the ubiG gene encoding bifunctional 2-polyprenyl-6-hydroxyphenol methylase/3-demethylubiquinol 3-O-methyltransferase UbiG has product MNATAANVDPSEIAKFEASASRWWDKSSEFRPLHEINPLRLEFISRHVDLSGARILDVGCGGGILSESMALAGATVTGIDLGKSALKVARLHALETGVEIEYLQQAAEDLATERSGAYDVITCMEMLEHVPDPASIVEACARLVRPGGRIIFSTISRSPKAYLQAIIGAEYVLGLLPRGTHDYNHFIRPSELCAWSRRQDLRVISLEGMTYNPLSRQYRLTGDISVNYLACMERPDEGGRQDG; this is encoded by the coding sequence ATGAACGCCACTGCCGCCAACGTCGATCCGTCGGAAATCGCGAAGTTCGAGGCTTCGGCCAGCCGTTGGTGGGACAAGTCCAGCGAGTTCCGCCCGCTGCACGAAATTAATCCGTTGCGCCTGGAGTTCATTAGCCGGCATGTCGACCTGTCCGGAGCGCGGATACTCGACGTTGGCTGCGGCGGCGGCATCCTGAGCGAAAGCATGGCTCTGGCCGGAGCCACAGTCACTGGCATCGACCTGGGTAAATCGGCTCTCAAGGTGGCACGGCTCCATGCGCTTGAGACCGGTGTGGAGATCGAGTACCTGCAGCAGGCCGCCGAGGACCTCGCAACCGAACGCAGCGGCGCCTACGACGTGATCACCTGCATGGAAATGCTTGAGCATGTGCCGGACCCAGCGTCCATCGTTGAAGCCTGTGCCCGCCTTGTTCGTCCTGGCGGCCGAATCATTTTCTCCACCATCAGTCGATCGCCAAAAGCCTATCTGCAGGCCATTATCGGGGCCGAATACGTCCTTGGCCTGCTGCCCAGGGGAACCCACGACTACAACCACTTTATCCGGCCTTCCGAACTCTGCGCCTGGAGTCGTCGACAGGATCTGCGGGTGATCAGCCTTGAAGGCATGACCTATAATCCTCTGAGCCGGCAGTATCGCTTGACCGGCGATATCAGTGTGAATTACCTCGCATGCATGGAGCGACCGGACGAGGGTGGACGACAAGATGGCTAG
- a CDS encoding squalene/phytoene synthase family protein: MDSLNYCREKGAPEGSNRYYAIRFAAPGQERALIGTHALYLELTAIPLVVNEPGVAAAKLDWWREELRLAVASTPRHPVTNLLQPVFEANRANLQDALALVDGVAMDLEYGTYPSFQGLADYCHATGGRLAAMLVRICGGESDKTESYRHDLGMGLRLHELLLATRDHGRRGRCYVPEDELTAAGLDSQALQGAASTPALRGLFKQQGARALDFLDRADQAITGEQRALQRSNVALTALYRATLEELERSNYPLLEERQELTPLRRLWIAWRAARRAARRQ; this comes from the coding sequence ATGGATTCACTGAATTACTGTCGGGAAAAAGGCGCGCCGGAGGGCTCCAACCGCTATTACGCCATTCGCTTCGCCGCTCCCGGCCAGGAGCGCGCCCTGATCGGGACGCACGCGCTGTATCTGGAACTCACGGCGATCCCTCTGGTGGTCAACGAACCAGGGGTGGCAGCGGCGAAACTGGACTGGTGGCGTGAGGAACTCCGGCTGGCCGTTGCCAGCACACCACGCCACCCGGTAACGAACCTGCTGCAGCCCGTGTTCGAGGCGAATCGGGCCAACTTGCAGGATGCTCTTGCCCTGGTGGATGGTGTGGCCATGGACCTGGAATACGGCACTTACCCAAGCTTTCAGGGGCTTGCGGATTACTGCCATGCCACCGGTGGTCGTCTGGCTGCGATGCTGGTCCGCATTTGCGGTGGGGAGTCGGACAAGACAGAATCCTACCGCCACGACCTGGGGATGGGGCTGCGGCTGCACGAGCTATTGCTTGCCACCCGGGATCACGGTCGACGCGGCCGCTGCTATGTGCCCGAGGATGAGTTGACCGCAGCCGGGTTGGACTCACAGGCCCTGCAGGGGGCGGCCTCAACACCCGCTTTGCGAGGGCTTTTCAAGCAACAGGGTGCACGGGCACTGGATTTCCTTGACCGCGCGGATCAGGCGATCACCGGCGAGCAGCGGGCACTGCAGCGCAGCAACGTCGCATTGACAGCACTGTACCGCGCGACGCTGGAAGAACTGGAACGCAGCAACTATCCGCTGCTGGAAGAACGCCAGGAACTGACGCCGCTGCGGCGGCTGTGGATTGCGTGGCGGGCGGCGCGACGGGCCGCACGTAGGCAGTAA
- the rluB gene encoding 23S rRNA pseudouridine(2605) synthase RluB, producing MTTDEKLQKVLARAGLGSRRELEERIRAGRVLVNGEPAKLGDRVTGEEKIKVDGRLIPAQKLLGPSRRVLIYHKPVGELTTRHDPEGRATVFKSLPRLNNGRWISIGRLDINTLGLLLLTNDGELANRLMHPRYEMEREYAVRIFGEVTPAMLSRLQAGVELEDGTAHFESIEARGGTGGNQWFHVILKEGRRREVRRLWESQGVTVSRLIRVRYGPIRLPEDLQRGEWRFLDRSAVEVLCRAVDLEPEVEVQTSPKPRRSGSGKARNRRR from the coding sequence ATGACCACCGACGAGAAACTGCAGAAAGTGCTGGCCCGGGCGGGGCTCGGTTCACGCCGTGAGCTGGAAGAGCGCATTCGTGCGGGCCGGGTGCTCGTCAACGGCGAACCGGCGAAGCTCGGCGACCGCGTGACCGGTGAGGAGAAAATCAAGGTCGATGGTCGGCTGATACCCGCGCAGAAGTTACTGGGCCCGTCGCGCCGCGTGCTCATCTATCACAAGCCGGTTGGAGAGCTGACCACGCGTCATGACCCGGAAGGCCGGGCAACGGTGTTCAAGTCTCTGCCCAGGCTCAATAACGGACGCTGGATCAGTATCGGTAGGCTCGATATCAACACCCTGGGGCTCTTGTTGCTGACCAATGACGGTGAACTTGCAAATCGGCTCATGCATCCACGCTATGAGATGGAGCGCGAGTATGCCGTGCGCATCTTCGGCGAGGTGACGCCGGCGATGCTGTCGCGTTTGCAGGCGGGGGTCGAACTTGAGGACGGTACTGCCCACTTCGAATCCATCGAGGCACGGGGTGGCACCGGTGGTAACCAGTGGTTCCACGTGATTCTGAAAGAGGGCCGTCGCCGCGAAGTGCGGCGTCTTTGGGAATCCCAGGGGGTGACGGTCAGCCGCCTGATACGGGTTCGTTATGGACCGATCCGGCTGCCTGAGGATCTGCAAAGAGGCGAATGGCGATTCCTCGACCGCTCAGCGGTCGAGGTCTTGTGTCGCGCCGTGGATCTGGAACCCGAAGTCGAGGTGCAAACATCGCCAAAGCCGCGCCGCTCGGGTTCCGGGAAAGCCCGCAATCGGCGCCGCTAG
- a CDS encoding SDR family NAD(P)-dependent oxidoreductase: MSNKGIEHLGAEYILPDTLQAESLQDRVILVTGAAAGLGRAAAQALAGAGATTVLLDKSLKGLESLYDAITAAGHPEPILHPINFEGVGAAEYLELATAIDREFKRLDGVLHNAAAMGELSPIHQYDPDIWARTLHVNINAPFLLNQVCLPLMQRSENARMVFTSDAVGRRGKSFWGAYGVSKAAIENMMEILAGELGPNSRVRVMSLDPGRADTALRRRAYPAEDPGTAPDPQTLGPVYVHLFGSGGHALHGRRVTRPEQGG; the protein is encoded by the coding sequence ATGAGTAACAAGGGCATTGAGCATCTGGGGGCGGAATACATCCTGCCCGACACGCTACAGGCGGAAAGCCTGCAGGATCGCGTCATTCTCGTTACCGGCGCCGCTGCCGGATTGGGGCGCGCGGCCGCCCAGGCACTGGCGGGTGCCGGCGCCACCACCGTACTGCTGGACAAGAGCCTGAAGGGCCTCGAATCACTCTACGATGCGATCACCGCGGCCGGCCATCCCGAACCCATCCTCCATCCCATCAATTTCGAGGGTGTGGGGGCAGCTGAATACCTGGAGCTGGCCACCGCGATCGACCGGGAATTCAAGCGTCTGGACGGCGTGCTGCACAACGCGGCAGCCATGGGCGAGTTAAGCCCCATCCATCAGTATGACCCTGACATCTGGGCCCGGACCCTGCATGTGAACATCAATGCACCATTCCTGCTCAACCAGGTCTGTCTGCCCTTGATGCAGCGCTCGGAGAACGCCCGCATGGTGTTCACCAGCGACGCCGTCGGCCGCCGTGGCAAATCATTCTGGGGCGCCTATGGCGTGTCCAAGGCTGCCATCGAAAACATGATGGAAATCCTTGCCGGAGAACTCGGGCCCAACAGCCGCGTGCGGGTCATGAGTCTGGACCCTGGCCGCGCCGACACCGCCCTGCGCCGCCGCGCCTACCCGGCGGAAGACCCGGGTACCGCACCGGACCCGCAGACATTGGGACCGGTCTATGTGCACCTGTTCGGCTCCGGGGGACATGCATTGCACGGCCGCCGAGTCACGCGTCCGGAACAGGGTGGCTGA